aGTCTTCCCTTTCACCTCGGGGTtacttttgttttcttcttaaaTCGTCCTGGGTATTGATAGAATATTTAGTGTGTACACCTACCTCTGCCATAGTTCAGTTAAAGCCTACTCGCCAGACCCTCACCAAGCAGCGAcggagtgtgtgtttgcataGAAACCCTCCCTCTAACACAGAGATACtgatccacccccccccccccccaaaaaaaaagcacatccCTCTGAAAAACCCACCCTCAAAAGAGTCAGAGCCCACATGCATgcgcacacactctcacaaaaaACAGCATGGGCCCTAGGAAACCAGCTGGCAGAAACTTGCTGCCAGAAGCGATTAACGGTGGAGAGAAAAAGCACAGTCAGGCAGTACTTGGAGGGAAGGGatgaaaaatgagaaaatgagaaaaacagacaaaaagaaaAGGACAGGGTGAAGCACAGAGGTGTGCAGACACAGCACCGAGTCAATGCGGAGGAACGCTGAACCAGTACAGTGAGATTATAACCTGACACAGAGTTGAGTGTTTCAGCAGAGGGCAACTCTGAGGTGGGATAATTCTAGAGTAATATatatgaatgaacgaatgtggGAATGTCAATGTTATGTTTGTTTCATACAAGCAGCACAAGGCTATAGGAAAgtgtgaaaaaaagaaaagcccaACAGTAGTGTAATCATCACGTAACAGTTTTGTATACGTAAGGCATCTGCACTGAGATTAAATTTTGCATGTTAGTAATTTTCTGTAGAACTATTGAATGTTTAAATTTACGCAAACAACACCTGATACAGATAAAGAATTTGATCATGACTGCCACACTACTTTCTCTCACTATTCCCTGTCGCAAGCTGTGCTGTTTTGAAGTGTAATTTAATGCTGATGTAAGTAAGTGATTTTGTTTGGGAGCAGATTTCACTCTCGTGTGCAGTTGTTCTACAGAGTGGGATTGCTATTGTTGCACTAATACCCTCATAAAAAGATGGGGCTCACTCCCCCCCCCGAGCCATGAGGATTGTTGGAGAAAATGGTGGCTGCAAACAAAAGGCTGAACACTTGTTCCATCCCAAAAAGGCCAAAAGGTCACTTGTTAATGACCCAAAAACTATTTGTGAAAAGGAGCCATATTTAAAACTAACCTGGTATAGCTTTGTCTAGAGGGTGGATCCTTTAATAGTGCTCATGACTGTTTTAGTACCCTTCACAAAGAAACTTCATGCACATGTTTCTAGTCTCTAAAGCTGTATGTGGATCCCTTAGATGGAAAtaattcagaaaatatttctCAGCCATGGTACTAGTCCAGATGAGCCAATCAATATCACATTGTAGGGCTGTCAAACCATAAATCAACTCTGCTGGTCAGTTCTCACACACACGACAATGAATGATGTGGAATTCACAGTAACTTTAACATTTGTAATTTTAGCTTAAAACTATTTGTATCAGTTTGATTAAGGCTTTTAGATTAATGTATTTTGAAACTGAAAATTGGGTattatttaatttgattacCACCACATCCAGACGGTTGTGTCGTATTAATCTGGAAACTTTAAAGCGATCATTAATTGTTTATGCAAGTTCATAATTATACCAAATTTGGGCACAACGTCCTCCCACAATTcatttgttttacagtgtatattgaCATATTAGCAGTTGTAAACACAATGCCACTCCTGCAGTTCAGTAGGAAGATtacttttatgccgaaatatggattaaacacacacactctttttctcaaataaagcttaaatattaaaaaaactgCTCTTACATATTATAAAAAGTTAAAAGAACTGTTTCCTTTAAACAGTTAATCATGCATACCActctacacatttatttcttttatctcCCTTCCAAAAAACACAAGTAATTAGTGTTTTAATCAATTGACAACTACTTGTACCATATAAATGCATAACTGTGCACCTTATCAAAGTCCTCCTGCGTGGCTCTCATTTCTTTCCAGGTTTTGTTCAGTAGCTGAATGCAGATACAGAAAAGCTCCTCCAGTAGCCGGTCCTGAGCAAAAAATATTGGGTGGTAGTTTGAACCCGTCTCTGATGCTGCAAAACAGAGAAGACAGAAGAGAGATATGAAAGGACTATATTATATTactgtattatttaataattaagctTAATATCTATACTGTGATAACAGAATATACTaatattttttatgaaaatgtGCCCTTCACGGAACAAACATCTCAAGTACCTCTTgagagagatatatatataaaaattgaagatacatgtatttttttatttttatttattatataaataccAATTCATGCGTGATGTTTGCAACTAGGGTTATTATAACTTTAAGTTAAAGTAATTGTTGCATGAGCAGTTCagtagagaaaaagaaacaatattTTGGCCACAGCCTTGTTCTATCTTTATATGTAACCTGTTAGTACAGAATTTTTAATCATGTGTACATGTAAGCCACACTGTATCCAAGTATGTAATTACTCATCATGAAACAATTCTAGATGACAGTTGCACGCTCAAAGTACAAAGTGCCTTAACACTGTTTATGCTCACGTGGTTCTCCAATGCGCAGGATTTCACACAGTATGAGTGTGAGCTGGATGCTGCTGCGGGCAAAAGGACACTCATGCTTATCTTCTCTACTGCTGTTCTCCAACACAAACTAGAGAGAGATTCCAGGACATAATTCAAAATGCATTCAAGACACATCAAAGCATTTAAGCATAAAACAACTAAGAAAGAATAGACAGCAGAAGTGTGTCCAGTGTGAAGTCTCAAAACTAAAATTTGAAGCAAATGGAACTAACTAGGTTTCTGCAGAGATCACAGAGACTGTTTGCATTTCAATCCCTGTTGAGAGTTGGGATTAAGAAAAAATGTAGACAGCGTCAGAATGAATCATCTAATTGCGAATATTAAAACATCACAATTTTGCACTGCTGTTCATTTTCATGATCAACGTTGTAGCAACAAACAAAAGGTAAATTTGCTTTATCTTTCGTGGTgaagaaaaaacatgaaaagcagAAATTTGGCACATAATGcaatttaaagaaacaaatgcTCTAAGCTGTGACTGCCGTGATGATTTTTAGGGGGCAACAgggagtaatgtttgtttatgaaAACTTGAACAGTTCTGTTTTGTCAGTTGTACTGACAATCAACTTAGGCTCATAATTAAATAGCTGCAGAAAATTAATATGGCATTTAATCGTAAGGAAAAACATTATATCCTGAAAGGACCCGTTTGAGAAACACTGCCCAAAGGAACCCTCCAACAGaggattctttaaaaaaaaaatatttgcaaattaaGAAGCTGTTGAAGAGTAACAAAAGTGGGAAATGAGAATGTGGTTAAGTGtagtgtgtctgtctgtctcacccTGCTGTAAGCGTCTGGGTAACGGGAAGCAAAGTATGTCATGGTGTCAAGAGCCAGCAGTCCAGGAGGTGTACGGCCCAGATCCTGACCAGGGTTACTGTTATTCTggaacacgaacacacacacggtgAAAATTTAAATTTCATAGAACCTAtgaccaaaatatctaaaataataataataataaaaaaaaactaattgtaAGGCTTTAGTACGTATTTTGTAATAGAGGCAATAACAATACTTGTATTAATACTTCGAACAGTGATACAGATAAGAGTAATACAAATTttacattaatacattatttagTCGATATATATTTCATATCCCACAATACAAGTAGCCCAGTTACTAGAACTTCCTTCACGACCATACTTCTCATGGGcattgagttaaaaaaaaaaagtcttgatGACGTGatttactgtttattatttttattctcttCCTTTGTCAGAGTAAACATGTTTCAGTAAAAGAACTGCCCACACACATTGGGGGGTAACTTTATAAAGTACAAAATAATATAAGTTTatcatataaaaataatgaCTGCAGCACTTTAATCTGAGCCCTAAAAATGAGAAGGCATGAGACTCATGTGCTTAGCCTGTTCTCACCGAAAAGCCCAGCTTCTTGAACTCTTTAGCGCAGAGTGAGCGACGACGCTCGTTACTCAGATTGCCTTCGCTGTCTGTCTCAAATACTGCCTGACGCAAGTTGTGTAGAGCCTCCCTCTGCTcctggtagagagagagagagagagagagagagagagagagagagagagtgagagaaagaaagagagaaagaaagagagaaagaaagagagagcgagagagagaaagagagagagagagagagagagagagaaagagagcgaaagagagagagagagagagagaaagagagcgaaagagagagcgaaagagagcaagagagagaaagagagtgagagaaagagagagagcgaaagagagagagcgaaagagagaaagagagagaaagagagagagaaagagagagagaaagagagagagagagagagaaagagagcaagagagcgaaagagagaaagagagagaaagagagcaagagagcgaaagagagagcaagagagcgaaagagagcaagagagagaaagagagagagcgagagagagaaaaaaaacaagggacagagaaaagagaacagaGGGAAGTATAAAACAGTGAGAGAtcgaaaaaagaaaacaaagaaaaacaaatagagAACCAGAAAgtcagtaagagagagagagagagagaaagagagcgaaagagagagagagagagagagaaagagagcgaaagagagagcgaaagagagcaagagagagaaagagagtgagagaaagagagagagcgaaagagagaaagagagagagaaagagagagagagagagagaaagagagcaagagagcgaaagagagaaagagagagaaagagagcaagagagcgaaagagagagcaagagagcgaaagagagcaagagagagaaagagagagagcgagagagagaaaaaaaacaagggacagagaaaagagaacagaGGGAAGTATAAAACAGTGAGAGAtcgaaaaaagaaaacaaagaaaaacaaatagagAACCAGAAAgtcagtaagagagagagagagagagagagagagagagagagagagagagagagagagagagagaaaaatgtgtcAATGATACATGAATATCAGAGTAAACAGCTGCCTAAACTATGGTTGGCAGATGCAAACAAGAAGGCCACAGCTGAAGCCCAGGCATTAGCACATTGGATTTCTAttcatataaaaatacaaaatgcaaATCTTGTGCATCATCACAGATTTCAAATATTCAGTTACAgagcatgtaaataaaaatgaagcaaTAATGTCCAGAATGATAAACAGAAGGCAACTGTAGAAAATCCTACAATGGTTGAGAAAGCAATAAATATTTCCATCACTGGGCTCATTTGTCAAGAAAATGTTCTATGGAATTATGGGTTACAGCAAACGTTTACAtctgtatacatttttaaatatcaataaatacaaaaaaggaaaaaccaTGACACTGTGGCAGCAATTTAAGGGAATATGGTCATGTCAATAAAGCTTCAGACCTGACTGAAGGAGTCCAGTGGCGTTCTCATGCGCTGCTCCAGAAGATTCAGACGCACTGACTGCAGCACATATAGGTAATGGGCCATTTCATCCCCAACTGCACCTGAACTGTGGATGatattctgaaaaacaaatacaaaagacACCTTTATATGAAAATCTAACCTGTGCACAATTCACAACTAATGAAGCACATGACAGTGAACTGGGGAATGAAAGGTaatggatttatttattcatctaaatttcaataaaattcaTTTCAACTGCAGCAGAATTTAAcgtcaccttgtagatgtactGTCGGAGGTTCTTCTTCTCAAAGAAACTAAACAGCTCCTGAAATAGACAATCAATCATCGATCAACTTACAGCATTTACTAATTTGGGTTTGGTACATTGAGTGGCATGACATAATCTGAAGGGGGCAGCAAAgctcgaacacacacacaaaaaaaagattcacacatttgaataataattatcaattaTGGGCTCAAAGTTGATGTGGAATAAAGAAGTAAAACTAGTGATCAAGAAGTAATCAGTTCATGCCTGACTTAGGCAAGCGTTTCACCACTAAAGAATATTtagaagaagaagcagaaaaAAACCCCCAAAGCCCAAGCTTCATACACAAGTGGAGCGATCTGAAGGCAATACAGGAAGTTGAGGTATCAGTTGATCAGTGAGAATGCTGTTATCATGCCATTTAGAGGAAGATATTTATATAGAGCAGGTATCAGATGCATACAGCAGTTCAACAGTAAACACCTACAGTCAGCAGATCCTATTGACGTTTCTCATGTAAATGAGgtgatgcatgtgtgtgtttatccatttatttcTTATCTGCCATGTGGACGTATAGGACTGAAATAAGAGGGCAGCATCCACTCACCTTTCTTTCTCCATCCCCAGCCGTCAGCAGCAGGGCCATAAACAGAGCCATGGCTTTAGTCTGAAGCTGCTGGTTTGATCTGAATTGTAAAACAGATACAgattaaaacaacaaacaccGTCTAGTTACGTAAAGCAACAGCAAACAGTTCAGACATCTACTCTACATTTTTTCTCCTTAGCTGATCAGCTTGTCTCTTTACAACTTTAgtactttcttttttctcaggtagcaaacaaaaaatagaaaagTATTTTAGTATTGTGCAGTGGAAAACCACAGTAAATGATCACACATCTAAAACTTGCCTCTGTGGTTTCTCACAACATATGCCACCATATAGCTATAGTTATCTTCTTGTAAAAAAGCCTGAACTGTCGATTTACCTTCGTCTGTTGACaaatggaaaaataatataCTTTTGATTTCTCACTTAAATTATCATTTTTATGTATGTCCCAAAAAAACAGAAGTGAGAATCGTGAGAAAtagcatttaaaataataaatctctcTCAACATACGGTCATGCCTCAGAGTAATTATGCAGCATGACGGGTGCGTGTTTACATACACCTGCAGGTGAGAGATGAGCTGATCCATATTGATTTCTTCTCTAATCTGCCGAAAAAGGCTGCTGCTGCTCAGGACCATGCTCTCCAGGATGTCCAGTGACACCTGCTGAATAGAGGTATCCAGCACCTTTGCATTCACGAAACTTGTCACCTGAGAACAAGCACATGCAAACACAAGTTTAAAAAACATCTCTCTCTTCATGCATTACAAATATTAACACTCTACATGGAAACACTTTTCAGAGagtataaaattaaaatattcttGATGAAATTTCCCTAGTGTTTGGAGTGTGACTGTAAAGCGGCTCAGACCTTCTTGATGAAGACAGTGGACAGGTTTTCCCAGGAGACAATTCCATGATCCATCAGCTCCATGaaggctgtgagtgtgtgtatcataACCATAGGAGCCCTgcaaaaagcaaaaaatatatatttttaaaaacctaGCTTTACATAACTACTGCAGCCCACAGGACCTCAGCTTCAATCAATtgagactgttttttttttgctttaaataGAGTGTTAAAAAGATTTTTGCTCAAATCTATGAACAGAATCTGTTGCAAATACTCACACATATGCCATCAACTGCATTAACAATAGATCTTATCAGGGGTCATATTAAATTTAACTTTGGCTGCGGGTGAGTAGACAGAAAGTATGTCAGGATATTAATACGCACTCCTGAGCGTCCTCTACGGTCTGAACGAGCAATGAGTGTCCATCTCTGCTGATGAACTCCTGAGCAAAGGTGATGTCTGTTGACACTGCAGCCAGCTGCTTTAGTGATTCACAGCGAACATCTGGGTCTGAGCTCTGAATACCTTTATACAGATCCTCtgcacagcgaccctgaaaacacacacacacacacacacacacacacacacacacacacacacacacacacacacacacacacacacacacacacacacacacacacacacacacacacacacacacacacacaattaaagtAGAAATACCCCAGCTGTGAgctattaaaacaaaaatgatacaCATCACATATGCACAGACAGATAAACTACATGGACAAAATACTATTATGCAACACAGGCGTAGTAATACtctcagtaataataatataataaaacatatatacatacatacatatacaaaaattatgtttaaacatttatttatgaaataaCTACAGAATTCTTTATcatgaacattaaatattaattgataAAGTACGTAttagaattttatttatatacacaatATCAATATTTGGTCAGACGCTGATTTGCATACGTCACAGCCAGTGTGGCAAAGGCCAATATTATGATGGCAATGCCATCTTTACAAATACTTTAAAGATAACTCTCTACAAACTACATCACAGgttcacaaacatttaactgatgtGCAACAAATCACACCTGTTGCTTAGGAATATTTTGCTCCAAAAAGATTATTACAACAATTATCCTTGTTATCAGCTGAAAGCAGTATTTATTAATATGCACACACATCCAGAAAAATAATGCTTATTTAATCTAGTTATCATTAGATAAGGTAAAGGGAAATGAAGATAGGAAAAATTAGCCAGTAACACTACTATTTTACCGCATGTTAAATGCATAAATAGTTTAGCAGTTACTTTCCTCTGCTCACAAGCACATTTCTGAGGTCTGATAGTAGATGGCCTGGTAGCTGGAAACCCTTTATCTACTCAGCAGCATTGGTACAAATTACTATCATCCCTGTCTCATATCATATACGCTGTCTTGATATTAAAGTTGGGTTTTTCCCATTTTCTCCTGGGATTTGATAAGACAGCAGCAATTTAATATGTATATACTTATAAAATCTGCACATTTGAAATTACAGCCAACAGAAAATTCACTCACCGGAGCCTTGGTCAGTCGGAGAATGCTGCCATTTTTAATGTCCAAACGATTCTACAACACAAACCATAAAACAATCAGATTCATCTACTCTGAAACACTTAATAAGAAGCtgatatatatgagagagagagagagagagagagagacagagagagagagagagagagagacagacagagagagagagagagacagacagagagagagacagacagagagagagagagagagagagagacagagagagagacagacagagagagagacagacagagagagagacagacagagagagagacagacagagagagagacagacagagagagagacagacagagagagagagacagacagagagagagagacagacagacagagagagacagacagagagagagagacagacagagagagagagacagacagagagagagagacagacagagagagagagacagacagagagagagagagagagagagagagacatacagacagacagagagagaagatggtTGTTAGTGTGGCATGAGTACAGCCTAACATATGTTTCAAAGGCAGCTCTGAGAAGATCTGCACTTTGGTAAGCAGACAACACGTATTAAAGGGTTCTGCCACAGACGGTTAATAATTATACAGTGCATTTATGAAGTCTGCACTGTAACCCTTTAAAGAGCAGCTAcactatgcacacacacacacaccagtattAGTGATCGCGGTAAAACAGCACTGCATCTGGCCCCACCCAAAGTCAACAGGCCAGTATACGGATATTACTCATCTAGCCTTATGACAGGTTTAAAAAAGCGAGGTGAGACACACAATATACAAAAATGTCTTAATTGAAATGGTTTGATTTTTGGTATATTTTTGTAATTGGAGAGAAACAAAAAATGACCAATAGCCCtcaaaaatgaaaatggaatATCACATCAAAATAAATCTTAATCTGTGCACTTCTAGAAATAATGATGAGATCACCCTATGATACACAGAAAGAGCAGCAATGACGTACAGACTCAGTGATGTAGGTCTGGACTCCATCTGCATACTGAATAGCAAAGTTCTCAGGGCCTGAaaggttccaccttaaaatacagaACACAACATTTTAATACATCATCTGAGCATCACTGGCAACAGAgacctctcactctctctcactctcatacaGAGATAGGCACTTACTTATCACAAACTTCTTTTATCACTGCAGCGAGGGGCTTTTTCTAaataaaggaaagaaaaaagcatGAGGAAAATGGGAATGATTATTAgattttttggagggggggATGGGGTGCAAATTCATGTTTTGCTCCTTTAGCCAAGCTCTGTTACATAGATCTGTTTCACTCATAAACATAAATCCAGGCCAAAAAATGCAtttagaaataaagaaagaaagaaagaaagaagacaaGTTATTCCTATGCCTGTATGTGGGATACCTAGCAATTAGTGGTGGCCAGTGTGGTAAACCAATCAGAGTTTTTGGTGTAGTGTGGTAGACCAATCGGTGGGCTATAATTTGTGGTGTATATCCTGGTCAGTGAAGTGGAAGCATTGGACATAGTCCGTCAATGTAGCAGAAGAGCCCTTCATCATGGGGGATTTAAGGGGATACTTATTGTTATAAAGCACCAACCACAACCACAGAACAGCCCTCATTCAACCTCCGACCCAGACGCTCCAATGTAGGAGACCCCCAGATAAAAGCTTAGACAAAACCAAACCCCCCCCAAGTGAAAACTCACAATTGTGTTCTCAATGTGGTTATTTCTCTGGAATAATCACAATGACAAAACCCAATGGGGCATCCCACAGTGGGAGAATAAGGAGATATTAGAGGGTGACGTTTTTCCTACCGTAAAACATGGTAGACATGTGTGAACAACATTTAATAGCTTAGCAAAGTCAGCATATTAGAGCACACATTTAATGTGATAAAGGGTATGAagtataattctgtttaaattaataattgGCAAAACACAAAAACTGCCGTCAAAACACAAGTCTATTAGACACATTTGCTGTCCTTAGgtttgcactggagctatgaTGATCATATAGCTGCGAATAATGAACGATCCCCCACTAGGAACCAACCATGAGCTACAATTATATAATCAGGGATTTTTGGACAATATCCATTATTGCTGAGATTTATATGTAATTCCCCATCCTCTACTTTAACCATATAATACCACTGCCCATGGATCATATGGTTTTCATGCATACAGACACAGGATAACTACGGGGCTAATGGAGTAAGGTAAGCAGGTCATGTATCAACGGAAAACCTGGTTTCTGTGAAACATAATTGTTACTTCTGATTTTATAATTGGCAATTTGTGATATGTACTGTAAAAGGCTTGATTTACTTCAAATATTACAACATACATTCTAAAAACCTTCATATCTTTTGTCTGCTACATACATAAGATAAACAGGACTGAAGGAAGATGATCAAAGATTCAAGACGGGCTAAACAAAAGTCAATAACATATGTGCATATAATATATGTactatatgtaatatatatgtgtatactGTGCTAAATAAGATTACGGAGTTAAACAGATTCAAGGCACCAGGAAGGGCCCCTGAGCTAGCTGACTGTTTGACTGAAAAATGAAACATGACATCATTCGTCAATGTTATATTTCtgcaaatgcaaaaaaaaataaaataaaataacataaaataatattctatTTTGATTTTAGGCTGACTTTAAGCAAACAGGTCTCAACCAGCTGTTACTCAATATGTAGCATTAACACCACTGACTTCCTCATACTCATTCCAAACGAGGCCTGACTGAGATAAAACCAAATCCTGAGATGTCCCAAATCCTGGCACATGAAAGAAAATTAcagaaaagaacacaataaaatacAGACTCTGGATATTTCCTTATATGCAAAAGGACACATTAGACAGCTGTCATTACATTTCTATATCATTCTTCCACTAAGTTACTTAGGAGCGTGTGACAGGGTTTACCTGATCCAGCTGGATGAGCTGGGGGTATGCCCCCGGCATCTGAATAGCAATCTTTACTATGTCCTTCTGTTGCGGCATTTTGAAACAATGAAATCTGGCCTCCTAAACGCTGAGAAAGAGCGTGAGAGTGAGAAACAAGTAGATAGAAGAACAAGGTGTGACAAAGTGAaaaccaaataaaaatacatagcAGAAGCATTTCCAGTCTTAAAACTAAAAATGGAACCAGATGAAACTAACAAAGTTTCTTCAGAGAAATCACTGAGAAGAAGCACTTCTAGGATTTTGAGGAACCCACACTCTGCATTTTTATCCCTATTGGGATTTGGGATTGAGGACAAATGTAGACTAAATGTGGAATGTGGAATACTTCATCATCTGAATCATGTGATTGTAATTATTAAAGCAGATCACGGTTTTGCAATTGTTAGCTTTCATAATCACATTATTGTTGAAACAAACAGAAGGTGAATTTGGTGTGTCTTTTGTGGTGAAGaaaaaacagagcaggaaaaaaaaaactgacacaAATGCTATAACCAGTGACTGCTGTCATGATTTTTTGACAGCAACAGGgagtaatatttgttttttttttttaacttgaacATGTTCTTTTGTCAGTTGGAAGCTACTATGTACTTACAACCAACTACAGAAAATTCATATGGCATTTAATCGTCAGGAAAAAGATTATATCCTGACAGGGGTCCCTAAGGACCAGATTGAGAAACACTGCCCAAAGGAACCCTCCAACAGAGGATTCTTTATTAAATGAAGAAGCTGTCGAAGGCTTAAAAACCAGCACTTGCATATAAGACTAAAAAAGAACTGTCCAGCAAACCCAAGAAactgttttaaaagaaaaaggcacacacacgtacacacgtacacacacacatacatatacacacatatacacacacacacatacacgacAGCTGAGAGGGCTGTTTTTTGTTATCCACTCCTATTTTCGCAATGACACCACATAGTCTGGACCTTCCTCTTTTTAAAGAGAACTTGTGTGCTTGCCTCATTTGTAATCTGAATAAGGGAAGGCTATCTAGGTGATACTACATATACTGGTTTGTAAACTCTAGCTCTTTTACTTTCTCAAAGACACACTCAAGCATATTGACAGTGTTTTTATTAACAGAAGCTTCTGCTGAACAGTTTAGCAGAGTCAAGTGCTTCCATATGTGCTGAAGAGGCCAAATAACACACAGCTCCTGCCTCACTGTTCCTCAAAG
This region of Hoplias malabaricus isolate fHopMal1 chromosome 17, fHopMal1.hap1, whole genome shotgun sequence genomic DNA includes:
- the elmo3 gene encoding engulfment and cell motility protein 3 isoform X1, coding for MPQQKDIVKIAIQMPGAYPQLIQLDQKKPLAAVIKEVCDKWNLSGPENFAIQYADGVQTYITESNRLDIKNGSILRLTKAPGRCAEDLYKGIQSSDPDVRCESLKQLAAVSTDITFAQEFISRDGHSLLVQTVEDAQEAPMVMIHTLTAFMELMDHGIVSWENLSTVFIKKVTSFVNAKVLDTSIQQVSLDILESMVLSSSSLFRQIREEINMDQLISHLQVSNQQLQTKAMALFMALLLTAGDGERKELFSFFEKKNLRQYIYKNIIHSSGAVGDEMAHYLYVLQSVRLNLLEQRMRTPLDSFSQEQREALHNLRQAVFETDSEGNLSNERRRSLCAKEFKKLGFSNNSNPGQDLGRTPPGLLALDTMTYFASRYPDAYSRFVLENSSREDKHECPFARSSIQLTLILCEILRIGEPPSETGSNYHPIFFAQDRLLEELFCICIQLLNKTWKEMRATQEDFDKVMQVVREQITRTLSSKPTSLELFKNKVNALNYSEILKLRQTERLHQEETLAPPVLELKERLKPELLELIRQQRLNRLCHGTLFRKISSRRRQDKLWYCRLSPNHKVLHYGDVEEETEIPSIESLQEKIPVADIKALLTGKDCPHMKENKGKQTKEMLDLAFSITYDVEEYSLNFIASSRTDFCLWTDGLNVLLGKEMSSEAMRSELEILLSMEIKLRLLDLENVPIPDSAPPIPKPPSNFNFCYDFSQAEQ